The Trichosurus vulpecula isolate mTriVul1 chromosome 3, mTriVul1.pri, whole genome shotgun sequence genome includes a window with the following:
- the MED7 gene encoding mediator of RNA polymerase II transcription subunit 7, with the protein MGEPQQVSALPPPPMQYIKEYTDENIRKGLAPKPPPPIKDSYMMFGNQFQCDDLIIRPLESQGIERLHPMQFDHKKELRKLNMSILINFLDLLDILIRSPGSIKREEKLEDLKLLFVHVHHLINEYRPHQARETLRVMMEVQKRQRLETAERFQKHLERVIEMIQNCLASLPDDLPHTEGGMRLKTEPMDTDDSKNCIGQNEQRENSSHRRDQIIEKDAALCILIDEMNERP; encoded by the coding sequence ATGGGTGAACCTCAGCAAGTGAGTGCACTACCTCCACCACCAATGCAGTACATCAAGGAATATACAGATGAAAACATCCGGAAAGGTCTAGCTCCTAAGCCTCCACCTCCGATAAAGGACAGTTATATGATGTTTGGCAATCAGTTCCAGTGTGATGACCTTATCATCCGCCCTTTGGAAAGTCAGGGCATTGAACGACTTCACCCTATGCAGTTTGATCATAAGAAAGAACTAAGAAAACTCAATATGTCTATCCTTATTAACTTTTTAGATCTTCTAGATATCTTGATTAGGAGTCCTGGGAGCATAAAACGAGAGGAGAAGCTGGAAGACCTGAAGCTGCTTTTTGTCCATGTGCATCATCTTATAAATGAATATCGACCCCATCAAGCAAGGGAAACCCTGAGAGTCATGATGGAAGTACAGAAAAGGCAGCGCCTTGAAACAGCTGAAAGGTTTCAAAAGCACTTGGAGAGAGTTATTGAAATGATCCAGAATTGTCTGGCTTCTTTGCCTGACGATTTGCCCCATACAGAAGGAGGGATGAGGTTAAAAACTGAGCCAATGGATACTGATGACAGCAAAAATTGTATTGGACAAAATGAACAGCGAGAAAATTCTAGTCACAGAAGAGACCAGATCATAGAGAAAGATGCTGCTTTGTGTATCTTAATTGATGAAATGAACGAAAGGCCATGA